The Clostridia bacterium genome includes a region encoding these proteins:
- a CDS encoding DUF421 domain-containing protein: MLVSFIRTITIYALLMLAMRLMGKRQLGDLQPGELIITIIISDLAAIPITNTGIPLLQGLIPLITLVICELAVSAISLRSAGFRRRALGSPIVVIDNGTVVQNNLLRLRFTLDDLLGEVRNCGCASFADVAFAIVETDGKISVIPADPSTPPPKTLPRMVVSDGKIDENELKAAGVDKNELTAALNAENFSLRDVFYCFCLGGGEFEIVGRDAK, translated from the coding sequence ATGCTCGTTTCTTTTATACGCACGATAACTATATACGCCCTGCTGATGCTCGCGATGCGGCTTATGGGCAAGCGACAGCTCGGAGATCTTCAGCCGGGCGAGCTGATAATCACGATAATTATTTCCGACCTCGCCGCAATACCGATAACGAACACCGGTATACCGCTTTTGCAGGGGCTGATACCGCTTATAACGCTCGTTATTTGCGAGCTTGCCGTTTCGGCGATAAGTCTGCGTTCAGCGGGATTCCGACGCCGCGCGCTCGGCTCGCCGATAGTCGTTATCGATAACGGTACAGTCGTACAGAATAATCTGCTTCGTCTGCGTTTCACTCTCGACGACCTGCTCGGAGAGGTACGCAACTGCGGCTGCGCCTCATTCGCAGACGTCGCTTTCGCGATAGTGGAAACGGACGGAAAGATCAGCGTTATCCCCGCGGATCCGTCGACTCCCCCTCCGAAAACACTGCCGAGAATGGTCGTCAGCGACGGGAAAATTGATGAAAACGAACTCAAAGCGGCCGGAGTTGACAAAAACGAACTGACTGCCGCGCTTAACGCGGAAAACTTCTCGCTCCG